GGTAAACTTTGGGTGCTATGGCACTCTAGCGTCAAGGTGGTGGTCTTATCTAAGTCTCTTCAGCAAATTACTTGTGAAGTCTCGCTTCCTGATCACACTCTACCTATCATTGTGACCATTTTTTATGCGGCTAACTGCAAAAATTTGAGGTCTGCCCTCTGGGCTGAGCTGCAATCTTTAGCTTCATCTTCTTTCATTGCGGGTCAATTGTGGTTAGTCATGGGTGACTTTAACCAGTCTCTGCATCCTCAGGAACATTCCTCAACAAATCTCTGAATGTGGATAAGCAAATGCGGAGAATTTGGTCAGTGCTTAATGCAGGCTGAGTTGGAAGACCTCAACTCCCGAGGTAATTCCTTCACATGGTGGAATAAGAGAAAAGCAACCCCTATCGCAAAGAAACTGGATAGAATATTAGTTAACAACGCTTGGTATAACCGTTTCCCATCCTCTATTGCCTACTTTCAGGATCCTGACTTCTCTGACCATGCCTGTTCCACAGTGTCTCTTAACCCAGCAACAAAAAAGAAGAAAAGGCCTTTTAAGTTTTTTAATTACCTTCTGCAGAACCCAGATTTCTTGCCTACTATAATGCATGAATGATTTTCTATTAACGTAAGGGGATCAGCTATGTTCAGACTCGCGGAGAAACTGAGAATCATCAAAAACTGCATACGTTCAGTAGGGAAAATTATTCTGATTTAGAAAAAGAGCGGCAACGGCTCACACTAAGCTTCCTTACCGACAGAATAAAATGTTACAAAACCCAACTTCATTGAACGCTGAACTGGAAGCAAAAGCATATCATAAGTGGCAAGAACTAGCTGAAGCTAAGAAATATTTTCTGCTAAAACGATCTAAAATATTATGGCTTGCTAATGGAGATGCATGAACATCCTACTACCATTGAATTGTAGCTACCCGCAGGGCTATAAACCACATTCACTTCCTCACGGATGAGTCAGGCACCTGATACAATACCAATGCTGAGATTGAGGGCCACTGTGTGGACTATTTTTCGAATCTTTTAGGTACTGATATTGAGCCCCAGTGTTCACTCAAGGGGATTTAAACCTTCTGTTCGACTTAAACTGCTCGGAAAATCAGACGAAGTTTCTGGCTCCATTCTCTAATCAAGAGATTCGTGATGTCTTCTTCTCTCTGCCCAGAAACAAAACTAGTGGTCTTCTGCAGAGTTCTTCACAGCCTGCTGGCACGTTATTGGTCCTGAAGTTACCGAAGCAGTCCAAGAATTCTTTAAATCATGCCTCATGTTGAAGCAGTGGAACACAACTTCCCTTGTTCTTATTCCCAAGGTCACTAATGCTTCATCAGCTACCGACTTTCGCCCTATTTCATGCTTGAACACAGTTTACAAAGTTGTTTCAAAGCTGATAACCAACAGGCTCAAGGAGGTGCTCTCACTGATAATTTCCCAAGCTCAATATGCTTTTATGCCTGGAAGGCTATTAGCAGAAAATGTTCTTATGGCCACTGATTTTGTGAAAGGATATAATACAAGAAACTCAGAACCTAGTGCTATGCTTAAAGTGGATCTCACCAAAGCTTTTGACTCCATCAGATGGGATTTCATCATATGAATATTACGGGCAATCTCAATCCCTGAAATCTTCATCACCTCGATTTATCAATGTATATCCACTGCCTCCTTCTCGGTGTCTATAAATGGTGCGTCTTGTGGTTTCTTCAGGATCACTAGAGGCATAAGGCAAGGCGATCCAATGTCACCGTACATGTTTGTACTTGCTATGGAAGGTCTCTCGAGGCTGCTTGGATCGAGATTTGAATCAGGAAACATTGGCTACCATCCAAGAACATATGAACTTAAGATCTCTCATTTGATGTTTGCTGATGACGTTATGATCTTCTTCGATGACAGTAGTGGCTCCCTTCATGGCATCACTGAATGTCTTGATGACTTTGCGTCATGGTCTGGGCTGAGAATCAACATAAGCAAAACAGAGCTATTTCACACAGGTCTGAATCCTAGCGACTCTCGAGATATCTCCGCTTATGGATTTTCCATTTGTACTTTACCTAGCAGATATTTGGGTCTCCCATTGATGTCGGAAGCTACGCATCTCTGAATACGAACCTCTATTATCTAAACTTCTTCAGCGATTTAGAGCATGGGCGGTTAAGGCTCTTTCTTTTGCTGGTCGGATGTAGTTGATAGCTTCTGTTATTTACGGCACTGTTAATTTTTGGATGACAACATTTATCCTCCTAAAAGGTTGTATAAGGAAGATCGAGTCTATGTGCTCTCGCTTTCTATGGTCTGGTAACACGGATTGCATGAGTAAAGCCAAGGTCTCATGGTCCACAATGTGTTTACCAAAAGAGGAAGGAGGCTTAGATTTGAGAAGTCTATCAATATGGAATAGGGTGTTATGCCTAAGATTTATTTGGCTTCTCCTCTCAGGCAGTGCTTCACTATGGGCGAGTTGGCTTAGACAAACACATCTCCAAGAAAAGAGTCTATGGGCTTTAAATGAATCTACAATGGACTCCTGGATATGGAAGCAAATTTTGAAACTGAGAACTGAAGCGATCAGATTTATCAAGCCTATTCTAGGAAACGACCAAACGACCAGTTTCTGGTACGATGTTTGGACCCCTTTTGGTCAACTCATAACCTATCTCGGAGAGCGGGGTCCTTCTCAGCTTAGAGTTCCCTTGCACGGTTCTATTTCAGACGCCTGCTCTACCACTGGCTGGTCTATTGCCTCGCCAAGATCTGATGAGGCACTGGAACTCCAAATCTATCTCACCTGTGTCCCTTGACCTGCCTTTTCAACTGATCTGGATCAATATGTTTGGATAACCTCCACAGGTGAAGGATCAAGCTTCAATGCGACAAAAACGTGGGAGGACTTGAGACCGTCTGCACCAAAACAAACTACAGCTACCTTGATTTGGTTCAAAGGAGCTATTCCAAGAAACAGATTTAAAATGTGGGTTGCTAACATGGACAGACTTCCAACAAGATCAAGACTAGCATCCTGGGGAATCCAAATTCCAACGACCTGCTGCCTTTGTTCCGCTCACGTTGAAACTCGCGATCACCTACTCCTTACCTGTGACTTTAGCAAGGTAGGTTGGTGCTTGTCCATCTCGCACCTTAACCCCATGACTCAGTCCTTTAGTAACTGGTAAGAACTTCTCTCTTGGATCCGATCTTCTTCTGTTGCTGCTTCTTCGTTGTTAAAGAAACTAGCAGCTCAGTGCATCGTGTATCAATTTTGGAAGCAAAGGAACAATGTTCTCCACAATCACCTTGTCTTCCCACCATTATCCATCGTCAAACTTATCGACAAGGAGATGCGAAACTCCATCACTGCTAGGAGGAATAGGAAGCACTTCCTCAACCTCATGTCCAAGTGGATGCACTGATTCTAGGATCTCTTCATCTACACTCTGTTATTCCTTTGTTTTTTTAACTTTTTTTTTGGCAAAGGCATAATATAAATTAGATCTACTTTGTTTGTAAATCTAAACCTTCATTTTTATGATATTTACCATTTATCAAAAAAAAAAGAACTTATAACATGCTAAGTAATCATAGTAACCCAGATAGTTCTTTTATTAAAGAGGGATAAAAACATATATAGTGGTCAGAGATGATGGCATATTCCATTATTTGTTTCTCTATCGGTCATGGGTTTATAAGACACGGCTTCTGCAGACCCCATTTTTGTCCACATACGACATAACCTATCAAAGAAACGTCCCCCCCACTTTCTCGCATTACAATTATTGATCTGAGTATACAAAAATGATTTGATATGTGTCCTTATAACTCTTAATCATAAGAAAAATTGCATTTGGTGACTTAACATAGATATACAATTAGGAAACTAGCATTTGTTATATATAAATTAGCCACCATAACAAAAAATATAGACGAGACTACGTACATCTTTAATTAACCCTTTGCAGTTTTGCGTAAAATCTATATTATTAAAAGAAAAGTACCTATTTGAAAATGTTCTTACTTCATTAATTAAATTTTTTTTTTTGCTTGTCTTTTTCAGTTGCATTTATGAAATATCCTAAAATGGATAAAACTGCCTAATTTATTACTTGTCTTTTCAGTTACATTAATGAAATATGCTTAAATGAATTTAAACTTCCTATTTTATTGCTTGTCTTTTTCAGTTACTTTAATGAAATATCCTTAAATAAATTTAGACATAATATCATTTAATCAACCAAAAAAACTCATGAGTTATCCTTACGTGCATAATTTTAATAATGATGATTTTTAAAAACGTGCATCATTAAAATGTTACCTAAAACATGCAGCACTAATATATAACATGCATCAATAAAACTAGAATTTGACTCACACAATTGTACGGATATTAGTTTTTAAAAATTATATGGTATTATTTGCTCATAACTCATTTGTCATTTGATAAATTGTTAGAAAGAAAATTTTAGCATAATATAACTCAGTTGTCATTTGCTAAATTTATGGTTTTTATTTATATTTTTTATTATTTAATTATAATATTTCATTTTATATTTTAAAGATAAATGAATTTTTTTTCAAACAATATTTTTGTAAATGTATTTTTTAAAAAATAATCTATTAAAATTGTTATTATCATTGAATATCGTTATTTTTGACATAATTTGAGTTTTCGTTTACATCAAAACTTATCATATTTTAGAATAATTTTAATTTAAAATGTAATTTTCATATTTTTCAAACAAATTCTAAAAATATTTTTTAAATATTTTGTTATAATTGTTAAAAAAATATTGAGTTGCATTTCAATTAAAAAGGTAAAGATATTAAAATATGTAAAATTTAATATAGTGTTAAGGAAATGGTCAAAATAAAAAAATTACACATAAAATAATCATGATTTTTGTTAACTGGGCGGATCATTATTTATATGATATCACACACGAAAGAAAAATTTCTGTTTTTAAAATTATCTAATTAACTCTATACTCATTTTTTATATTTTTTATATGATATAACACATTCGTAAAAAAATAGATAGTTTAAGATGCAAAAAAAAAATTACTTAATGAATATAATATGAACGAATATTACAAATACATCATTTAATAAAATAAATAATTAAAAACTGAAAATTCATACCCGCGCGACAAAAAAGTTGATATCAGCGAAAACAAAATTCCAAATCTAATTAGTACCTTTTGGAAAACTCAATTACGCAAACGAGAATAGTAACAAAGTTGGACCCGTAAGCGTTCAAAGTTCACTTGTTCAACATCTAGATAGAGAATATAATGTAATGCATATATACAAACAAAGTGTAAGAAAATTCAAAAGTAACGTTCTTATAATAACTCATTATCAACGTCATGGAAAATTCAAACCTAGCCATGGATATCGCCATAATGGAGACTAATACGATAGTTTTTTTCTTGGAACGTTCACCATATCTCCAACATTCAAGAGATATTACGAGTAACTTCTTGAATAAACTTTACAAGAGCAGCATGCGAAGATCCACCATCCATTACTGCCATGTGGCTCTTCTCACTCATCTTCCTCACTCTATCCCTCACATCACTATCCTTCTCCATCAAACACCGAACTCCTCTCTCTATCTCCTCTGCCGTCATCAGTTCCATATCCGTCTCCGCCGCCATATATACTCCTTGAAAATGATTCCTTATCTCCACCCCTAGCCCCAGCTCCTCCACCATCTCGAATGCGTTAAGCTGTTGCTCCGCATAAAGCGGCCACGTGGCAATGGGAACTCCGAACCATAGACTTTCAAGTATTGAGTTCCAACCACAGTGCGACACAAACCCTCCAATGGCTGGACTCGCCAGCACGGCTCTCTGTGGGGCCCAACCTATAATCTTACCAATCTCTGATGTCCGGTCTAGAAACCCTTCTGGAAGAATCTCTTCAAGATTCGTGAATTCTTCGGGAGGTCCCATCGGTGTAGCACGGCGAAGACACCATATGAACCGATGGCTACTTCGTTCAAGCGCTATGGCAATCTCTTTGGCTTGATCCTCACTGAAACCTCCCATGCTCCCAAAGCAGAGGAACACAACGGATCTATCCGGCTGGTCATCAAGCCACCGTAGGATCTCCGTTTGTTTATCGTCGGCCGAGTCTAAACCGTTGTTTTTGACACTTAAAACCGGCCCCACCGCGTAAACCGTGGGAAGATTATTATCTCCGTTGGAGAGGAAACTCATAGCTTGTGGCTCAAGTTCAGCAAACGTGTTAACCAAGAAACCTTTAGTTTCGCGGAATCTTCTGGCTTGCCTTAGAAAAACAGGTAACCACTCCTTGTTTAACAACACAGATGGGAAGCACTTGGCTGGTAAAGAGCGAGTCAGACAAGGTACTTCCAACTCAGTTTCCGAATCTTTCAACTCGCTGATGATGTCGCACTTCTCAACGTCGCAAAGATACTGCACATGTATCTGTAATCCGAAAAACGTGGCGTTGGAAGGATAGAACAAGTATGTCGGAACGCCGAAGTCGTTGGCAACGTCAATCATCGTCGTGCAGAAAATGTCCATCACGAAGCCAGCAAGCCGGCTAGAGGGAGGTTGAGCATAGTCGGTGAGTTTAGCCACCGTAGCTTTCACCACCGGTTTATAACTCTCCATGTAGGAGATGAAATTCGGCTCAGCGTCAGGAGAGTTTGGTCTATCGGCAGATGATATGAAGCTGAAGCGTAGGCGGTCGTTGGAAGTTGTGGAGAGAGAAGCGATGTAGGAGGAATAGCTTGTTGTTTGGAATCCGTGCATGGAAGGGATGATGATGACGGTGATGGAGAGATGATCATCGTTGTCGAGGAGGAGCTTAGCAACCTCCACTAGTGGCCGGAGGTGGCCGTCACCAGTTGATGGTATGAGGACTAGCTCCAGTTTCATTTTGTGGTTTTTGAAAAATAGTTGAGAGAGAAAGGTATGGTCTAATTAGTGAAATACTTTTCTTCACAGTTAGATAGTTGTACGAGC
This sequence is a window from Brassica oleracea var. oleracea cultivar TO1000 chromosome C1, BOL, whole genome shotgun sequence. Protein-coding genes within it:
- the LOC106307181 gene encoding UDP-glycosyltransferase 71B2-like, with product MKLELVLIPSTGDGHLRPLVEVAKLLLDNDDHLSITVIIIPSMHGFQTTSYSSYIASLSTTSNDRLRFSFISSADRPNSPDAEPNFISYMESYKPVVKATVAKLTDYAQPPSSRLAGFVMDIFCTTMIDVANDFGVPTYLFYPSNATFFGLQIHVQYLCDVEKCDIISELKDSETELEVPCLTRSLPAKCFPSVLLNKEWLPVFLRQARRFRETKGFLVNTFAELEPQAMSFLSNGDNNLPTVYAVGPVLSVKNNGLDSADDKQTEILRWLDDQPDRSVVFLCFGSMGGFSEDQAKEIAIALERSSHRFIWCLRRATPMGPPEEFTNLEEILPEGFLDRTSEIGKIIGWAPQRAVLASPAIGGFVSHCGWNSILESLWFGVPIATWPLYAEQQLNAFEMVEELGLGVEIRNHFQGVYMAAETDMELMTAEEIERGVRCLMEKDSDVRDRVRKMSEKSHMAVMDGGSSHAALVKFIQEVTRNIS